The segment CGGTCTGGATCAACCCGCCGGCCGCACCGGAGGAAGGTGGGGGTGCACATCCCTCATCCCGATGTTCGGCTGAACAGCGGCCATCCCGCCGTCCCGGCCTGCCGACCTCACCGCCGGCGCACGAGGGAACGGGCAAGGTCCTTCTCGAGGGACCCGCCCACGGGGCGGGACGGAAGGGCCTTGCGCGGCCCGAGAGCGCCGGCATCCTGGAAGCGGACGAACGGCCGCGGGAAAACCACCCCGCCGGCAGTCAGCCCCAACCCTGAGCTACGACAAAACGATCAGCTGTCTCATACGTGTTGACATGTACCGGCCCGAGGCGTTCGAGGAAGCCTGCCGGACCGCCAAGGTCAAGGCGCTGGTCTGCACGCCGACCTTCACCAACCCGACTGGCAGCCTGATGGGCGCCGCCCGCCGCTGGCGCATAGCCGAGGTCGCGCGGGCCAACAACGTCTATATCATCCGGGACGAGTTTACCGCCCGCTGATCCGTAGTCAGATGCTCTGCCTTGGACAGGCTTGTCCGGGGTGCGACTATCCCTTACGATCCCTTGTTTTTCAACGCGGTCACGCCGCCCCGGCGACGCCGACGCCCGCCCCGGTTGGGTATCGCGTGGGTACCCGGTGGGTCCCCGGGGACGGCGCCGGGGACGGGGAAAGCGGAAGGGGGGCAGGTGCGGACCAGGATCACGAAGCGGATCGTCGATGCGGCCCGGGCCGAGGGGGGCGGGCGGCTGCACGTCTACGACGACGTGGTGCAGGGATTCGGGCTGCGGGTGACGCCGGCCGGAGCAAAGAGCTACTTCGTGGAATACCGGCCCGGTGCGGGTGGCCGGAACGCCCCGAAGCGCCGCATGACCATCGGCACCCACGGCGCTCCCTGGACTCCGGACACGGCCCGGAGCGAGGCGGTGCGCATCCTCGGACTGGTTCGGGCGGGCCAGGACCCGGCGGCGGACCGCCAGCGGGAGCGCCTGGTCGAGCCGCTCACCGTCGCGACCCTGGCCGAACGCTACATCATCCAGCACTGCAAGGGCCGACAGCGCTCCTGGCGCGAAAGGGAGCGCGTGTTCAACCGCGACGTCCTGCCGCTCATCGGCCGCAAGTCCGTCGATCAGGTGAGCCGCGCGGACATCGAGGCTGTCCTCGACTCGATCGGCCCGCAGGCCCCGACGATGAAGCGCCGCACCTTCGCCTATCTCCGCGCCTTCTGGAATTGGGCGGTGAGGAAGGAGTATATCTCGGCGTCACCCTGCGACAGGATCGACGGCGAACGCGAGGCGCCGCCGCGCGAGCGGGTCCTGACCGAGCCGGAACTGGTCGAGATCTGGACGGCGGCCGGGACGATCGGATATCCATGGGGACCATTCACCAAGCTGCTGATCCTGACGGCCCAGCGCCGGTCGGAGGTCGCCGGCATGGCGTGGGCCGAGATCCACGATACCGACGACGGGCCGGTCTGGCGGATCCCCGGCGCGCGCGCCAAGAATGGCAAGCTCCACGTGGTGCCGCTGTCGCCCCAGGCGCTGGCGCTCCTGGCGGACATCCCGCGGCAGGGGCCGCTGGTGTTCACGACCACCGGAAACACCCCCATCAGCGGCTTCAGCAAGGGGAAAGCCAGACTCGACCGGCTTATCCTGGCGGCCCGTGGGGACGGCGCGCAGCCCTTGGCCGAATGGACCATCCACGACCTTCGGCGAACCGCCACCACCGGGCTGGCGCGTCTCGGCGTGCGCGCCGAAGTGGCCGACAAGATCCTGAATCACCTGACCGGGACCATCAAGGGCGTCGCCGCTATCTATCAGCGCCATGACTATGTCCGCGAGGCGCGTGCCGCGCTCGAACTGTGGGGCCGGCACCTGGAGCAGGTGACAGGATCAAAGTCATCGATCAATACCGTTTGGTCCGGGTGAGCAGGGCAGAAAAGCGGCGGTTCGACTAAGGGAATGGAGCGGGTATCCTCGAAGGAAGCTCTCACCGGCGACTTTCCAGTTTGGACATTTCAGTGACGCCGTCCCGCCGTATGCTTCCGGCAGGGCATTTCGTCGGAACTGGAAATGTCGTCGGAACTGGAAATAGTGACGGCGCTGGCATGTTCATTGAAGCAATCTATGGTGGACTTCTTTGTGTCGGAATGTGCGCCGCTTCGGTGGCCAATGTAGAGGATACTTCATACCTAATGTCGTCCATTACTTCATCTGGCAATAAAGGTCCGAGAACAGCTACACGTTTGCATTGTTCTACGCGGTCGGTCACCTCAAGATGCGCCTTATGAGACATTTCAATGGAGGAGCGGAGATTATAGCCAAGTTCCTCAAGTTCTCCCCTGCTCCACTTGACCTCTGCAAGCAAGTGAGCATAGACTTCTGAGTAAACTAAGCTCAGGTATCGTGCTGCCCCTTCAAGTGAAGCAATGGAAACTGCATCAAGAATTTCCCTGCATTCTGTACAGCTTGGCAGATTGACAATAAGGTCTGCCCCGGCGTCGTCATCATTGACACCTGGCAGATAGCTATAAGGTGTTCTGATAAACGACCCAGCATAATCACTGCAAAAAATGCACTTTATCATGTTAAAGCCAGAGGCTAGTTATTGCGAAGACAGCATGCAGAATAACAATTAAATGACATGTACTGTCAATATGAATCTAGTTGGATACATGTGATGCTGGATGATCAACCAATAGTCATATATTATTCTGAATTAATACGGGAAAGCAAGCTGTACTACGCTGGTTGTCGTAATTGAAATTCGTAGGTTCGAGACCTGATAAAGCAAATATGCTATCATGGTTGTGATGATGAGGGTTGCTTCGTGGTATCTGGCGAGTTTGTCATAGCTGGTGGCAACGTGGCCAAAGTCCTCGAGACGACAGGAGGCGGCTTCCACGGTCCAGCGGAACCTGAGGTGGTTCCCGGAAATGAGACAGGTGGGTATGTGAGAGTCCTCTCTAAGTGAGGGTTCAGGATCAAGGCCTGACAGCGTGCTCGCAGCTTCTCAGTGATTTCATCTGGTGTCGTGTGTGCCTTATTCCTTTGTTCGATCGGTTCAGACCACCCCTTCGCCCCGACCTGAGATCAACCGAGCGCTGCGCGCAGGAGTGGTCAAGTCGGTCAGCGTCAGGGTGTGCACGAAGCTGCCGACCGCGACATCCCCGCAATGCGCTACGAAGTCGGCCTCCATCCAGCCCGGCGCCGGATCTCTCCAGCCCTGGAACGTCCGTACCTTGACCTGCCGGCGTACCGCGTTCACCGCCGTGTGGCGGCGCCGACCCTGCGCCTGCTACCGGACATCGGGGAGCAGCCTGCCCGTCGTCGCCGCGCTCATCGCCAGCAGGCGCTCGCGAACCGCCGGCTCCAGGCACGAATGGTTATGGCGCTCCATCGCTTCAACTATCGTCGGCAGCGCCGACTTCTACCGCCTCCCACAGCACGATCAGCGCCTCCCGATAGATCCGCCGGGGCTCGCCGGGACCGCCGCCACAGCCGTATTGGATGCACCTAGCCAAAGGCAGCTAACTCGGCTAAGGCTCCAGCACTCAAATGTCGTAGAGTTTAACTTCCGTTTCTTAAGACGGCTATGCCATTCTCGGGAGCTGCAGGGGTGGCATGCAATCAATGAGAACTCGATCTGTCGGGTTAGTGGCGATCAGGCAATCAATCCTGAACACATGTGCTATGTATGAGAGCGGCGCTCGGAGCGCCACCTTGTGGGGCGGAAGCAATGGACGGTGGTTTTAACGACGGGGCGTTCGCGCCAGAGGAATCTCTCGCCTCGAACAGTTGGCGCGAAAGTGCCCTTGCCCGGTGTCGGCATCGCTTGGAGCAGGCGCGCACGCCGGCCGATCGGCTGGCCCTAGTTCGCTCCCTTGTCCGCCTTTCGGGCGGGCGGGCGGGCGTGCTGCTGGGCAGCGAGGATGTTCGCCTTCTGAACCGCTTCGGCTTGGCGCCGACGCCGGATGGCGCGGTGCGCCTCGTTGAGGAGGACAATCCAGCTGTTCCTGAGGACTACTTTAAAGCTGAACGCCTGGACACGGCACGGCGCCGTCCGCGGCAGACGCTATCACCCGATGCCGTGCTTCGCCGCCAAACGCACCATCGGACCTATACCAATGCGGCCCAGAAGGCAGCTGTCCGTGCCATGCTCACCCGACCGGACGGTTCCGGTCTCATGGTCAGCATGCCAACGGGGGCAGGCAAGAGCCTGCTTTTCCAGTTGGAGGCGCTTCGCCAACGCGTCGTTGATCCGGGCAGTTGTGTCGTGGTCATCACCCCGACGGTGTCGCTGGCCCTTGATCATGCCCGATCCCTCGCCACGATCCCTGGCCTGGAGGGCAGCCGCGCCATTACCGGTGAGTTGTCGCGGGCCGCGCGCCAGGATGTGCTTTGGGCGTTTCGCCGTGGGGAGGTCCCAGTCCTGCTGCTTTCTCCGGAGTTTGCCTTGGATGAGGCGCACAGCGCCCTTCTGGAAGCCGCGACACCGGCATCGAGTAAGAACCCGGAACTTGCCGGCCGGCTATGCGCTCTGTTCATCGACGAAGCCCACATCGTCGAGAGTTGGGGGCGCAGCTTCCGGCCAGACTTCCAGCGGTTGCCAGGTCTGGTCGCCCAACTGCGGTCAGTTTCGCCGCACCTGGGCGTGATCCTGCTGTCGGCGACATTGCCGCCCTCGGCCCGTCGGGTTCTGAGACAAGCCTATGGCTTCGCCGGTCCTTGGGTTGAGATCAATGCCCGGGCGCCGCGGTACGAGTTCGATATTGTCGTGAAGTCCTTCTCATCAGGTTCGGACCGCCTGGCAGCGTTGGAGGCTGTCATCGACCGGGCTCCTCGCCCAGTGATCGTCTACACCAGCTTGGCGAGTCGGCAGGATGACGACAAGGAACCCGAAGAGCCGCTCCGCTTATCGGCTGAGATGCTCTATGAGCACCTTAAGGGCAGAGGCTACGAGCGCATAGCGCTGTTCACCGGCAGCATTTCCGACAGTTCGGAGCGCCGACGCATCGTTGAGCAATGGGCGGCGGACGCGCTCGACGTAATCGTTGCGACCTCCGCGTTCGGCATGGGGGTGGACAAGGCCGACGTGCGCAGCGTCATCCACGCTTGTCTCCCAGAAAGCCCTGCCCGCTGGTACCAGGAGATCGGGCGGGCTTCGCGCGATGGGCACCAGGGCTTGGCAGCCTGCCTGTTCACGAACACGTCTGGGCACGGGCGCGACGACGTAAAAACCGCAATCTCGCAGGCAACCGGCTCCTGGTTGACGCGGGAGAAGGCGGAACCGCGGTGGCGGGCGCTCATCGAAAGCCGCAGCAATGTTCGCTGGGACAATGGCAACCAATGCATGACACTCGATTTGGACTCGGTTCGTGAGGGATTGATCGTCTGCCAGCCCAATGACCATAACCGAGCCTGGAACATGAGCCTTCTCACTTTGCTGCAGCGGTCAGGGGCGCTCGAGGTTCTAGCCGTTGCCGGCGGAGAGGACGGCAGCGACAAAGCGCTTTGGGACGTGCGCATTCTCGATCCCCTCATTCTGGCTGAAGGATCGTCTGCCTGGGATCGTATCGAGGCGGTGCGCAACCGCGAACTCGCCGTCGCTCGTGACGAGGTTCTGGCGTTCCGGGACATGATGGTCGACCCGGCCGAGGAGTGCTTCGTCCAGCGCGCATTTTCACTGATTGAGGAAGATGCGGGCCTCGATCTACCCGCCTGCGGCCGGTGCCCGGCCTGTCGGGCGCAGGACATCGCGCCGCCGCGCGGGATCAAGTACCATGGATTGGAGTGCGAGATTTGGCCGGACGCCGACGCACGCTTGCCCCATTTGCCGGCGGGCGCGCTGTTGATCGCGCCAGACGACCCGAGCTTCGAGCGCGGCCTTGGCCGACTGTTACAGCGCCTCGCACATGCCGGTGTTGAGCAGTTCCTGCTGCCGCAGTCCCTCATCGAATCGGCGGCCGACGCCCTCGTGAAATCGTCCGTCAGGCTGGGTCTTCTGCTCAGCCATGAGGAATGGCTCGGCGCACAAGCTGCGTTGGCTCCGCTCCCGACGGCGCTGCTGCTGCGGCCATATGAGGTTACGAACGCTCCCGCCCTCGCGGAAGCGCAGAGTTGGCGCAGGAGTGGGGCGAACAGGTCCCTCATCGGGGTCGCCAACCCGGACCTTATCATTGATGGCCGTCGCGCCGATCAGATCGTCTCACCTCTGGCCCCTTACGCTGAGGAGGCCCTAGCGGTCTTTGGCCCGCAGGGAAGGGAAGTCGCATGAGCTTGTTGTCGTCTCCGCAAGGAACGCCCGAGCGCGTCTGGTCCTTGATCTCGCTCCTGGCCGCCAGTGGCGGCAGTCTGGAGCGCACGGCCGCCGCCGAGTGCCTCAACCCCGGCTTCACCGAGAACACGATTCAAATGCTGGAAAAACCTACGGCCTTCAGCCAGACCTTGGGAGCAGCAACGAGTCTTGACGCCGTCGAGACGGATCGCACCGACCTGCGCCTCCATCCCTCCTGCCCGACGGACAGCTATGCGGCCTTCTGCGACTGGGTGCACGCGCGACTGGTCAGCCTGGACAGTACGGAGAAGGACGCCGTCGTCCTGGAGACCTTCGCCTGGGTCGCTGTGGAGACGGATCGGCAGGGCTCATGCAATTGGCTTCATGACGCCACCAACGACGCGTTCGCCGACGCTGCCGATAAGGCACTTCCCCCCGGAAATGACGACGACGGAGACCGCCGAATCAACACGGTGAAGCTGGCCGCTTGGCGACGCTGGCTGCTCAGCCTGGGACTGGCGGTTCCACTGCCTATCGTTGGCGCTGCCGCCCACCCGTTGGTCGACAGCCGCGTCGCGCGTGTCGTCCGGTCGCTTGAAGGGCAGGCGGCTCAGGATCTCTCGGCCGACGCTTTCTTGACGCTGCTGGCCCCAAGGCTTCCCTACCTCGACGGCGGCCGCATGTTCCTGGAGACCGCGCGCCGCGTGGGCCATGCGCTGGCGCCGCGACGCCTTTCTCCCATCCTTAGTGCCACCTTGCGCAATCTTCACGACGACGGGCTTATCGAAATGCGACTGCAGGGCGACGCGGGAAATCTCATGCATCTGCACCAGGACCGGACGCACAAGGTCTCCTCGTTCAACTCCGTGGTTCTGACGGGAGCTGCCTGACATGAGCGCCTTGCCGCATGAAGCGTGCTGGCGTGCCCAGGACGCCTCCGCCATTCTCAGCAACGAGGCCCTCGAAGGGCACGAGGGCATCTTCCTCGCCACCCATTCGCCCATCCAGGGCTTCGACATCGCCGGCAGCCACGCGGGCGAGTTCCTTGGCCAGGACGAGCAGTCTGTTCTCAAAGCGCTCTCCGACCCGGCCCGGGAGCACGCGTTTTGCGTGGTGCAAGGCGAGCCCGGGTCCGGCAAGTCGCATCTGATCCGCTGGCTTCATGTGAACTGGTCCCAGCCGTCGGACATAAAGCTGCTGCTGCAACGTGCCGACGGCAGCCTCGAAGGAGCGCTCCGCCAGTTGCGCGACCGCCTGCCGCCGGAGTTTGCCGAACTCTTCAACAAGCTTGGCCAAACCCACCATGCCACGGTGCAAGGCCGGGCCAACAACTTCCTAAGCAATTTGGCCAATGCGCTCGATCCCGGGCACTTCGATCCACCCCTAGAGGATGTTGACTGGTGTACCAGCCATCGGCCCGGTGAACTCATCGGCTCCATCAACGTCAAGCGCAACTGGAATGGCCCCGCCCGCATTCTGCGCCTGCTGGAAGGGCAGGGGTCAGGCGCCTCGGGCTCCCGGAATTCAGAGTCAGCCAGCTTCAATGTCTCCGATATGCGCGAGCTGGCCAACTGTTGCGCGGACCTGCGAACCTCCGGGCTTTTTCCCGCCACCCTCCGTCTCGCGACCAAGCTGAGGGAAGAAGCGCAGATCGTCGCCGCTCACCAGAACGCGGGTTGGAGCACGGCTGAGATCGAGCGGGATCTGAAAGACCAACTGCCCGTCAGCCTGCGCCTCATAGCCGCCCTCAACCGGCGCCGCAACGACGCGATCCAGAATCTTCTCGGTGTGTCTGCCGAGGGGTTGAAGACGCTGTTCCGTCAGATCCGGACCGAGTTGACGAAGACGCCGGGCGTTCGCCTGGTGCTTCTGCTGGAGGACATCACCAGTTGGGAAGGCATCGATGACAGCCTCATCGACGTGCTGGTGACGAACGCGCGTACCCGCGGTGCCGGCGGCGACGATGCGGGCAGCGACATGTGCCCCCTCATCTCGGTCGTCGGCGTGACGCCGGCCTATTACCAGAAGCTGCATGGCAACTATCGCGGCCGCATCACCCACGAGGTGGTGCTGGGCCAGACCAGCGGGGCGACTGACCTGCAGGACGTTGCGACGCTACGGGACCGGCAGGCCCGCCTCTCCTTTGCTGCCCGCTATCTGGCGGCGACGCGCGCCGGTACGGAGGTGCTGGCGGTGTGGCGTCGGCAACGCTTCTCCGATCCCACGTTGCCCGCCCCCAACAGGTGTGATGGATGCCCGGTTCGCGAGGGATGCCATCGAACCTTCGGCGCCGATGCTAACGGATACGGCTACTTTCCCTTCACCGAGAAGGCTCTCGAGCGTCTGTTCTCCAGCCTGAACGACCGCGACAACGGGCTGACTTGGAAGACGCCCCGCGGCATCTTGCAGGCGATCCTCAGCCCCAATCTCTCCCAGCCCGATGCACTGGCCGCGCGGCAGTTTCCGACGGCACTGCTCGAGACTAGGGCCTTGCCAATCGAGACACGCAAATTGTCGTCCCGCCTGGAGAAACTTGTCGAGGTGGGAGCCAGCGAAGCCGAACGGCCTCGCCTGCGACGGCTTCTGGCGTACTGGGGCAACCGTGAGCGCGCGGACACGATGCGTCTGGACGACGGGGCTCTCGCTTTTGCAGACGTGCCGCGGGGCGTGTTCGAGGCGTTTGGGCTCCCCTGGCTGGGCGAGGACCAAGCAACCGCCGAGAAGGCATCACGCCTACCGGCCGAACCGCAGGGGCCGCTCCTTCCCGACGAGCCACCGGTGTCCACGGATGCCATGGTCCTGCCTCTCGCCCCGACGGTCCGACCGTCCTCGCCGGTCACGCGACCGCTTGAGAGTCGCAACATCAAGGTCCAGGCTCCTCCGTCGAAGCGCAAGGCGCCGACGAAGAGCGAACTGGAGCGGTTGCGCGACCAGTTGCGGGTCTGGGGCGAGACGGGGGAGCTCGCCTCGCCATCGGACTGGAACAAGATCCTTTATGAACTGGTCCGAGCCATCGATCCCCGCCGCGTCGGGCTGGATCCGGGGACCTTCAACCGCTTACTGACGCCGGAACAGGTCAAGTTCGAAGGCACCGGACCCGCTCAGCGCAACTACTTCAGTGTTCGCGCGGCGGATTGGGTGCGCGACGGCCTTGAGGCCTATTTGGCGTTGCGGCTCGATCGTGAGTTGTCCACCCAGGATCTGGACTATCATCGGCGCAAGCTTTCCCTGGCCCTGCGGCGGCTGGAGGAGATGATCGGCGGCTATGCCGACCAGCGCTTGACGCGCCTGGAGAACGGCCAACGCTGGGCGCCGGCGGTCGCGCTCGGTCAGATACTTCTGGCTCGGGCCTGGCTGCGCGGCACGGTCGCTCCATCCGACAGCCTTTCCAAACAAGTGCGGGCCATATTATCCGATGAACCGCAAGCCGAAAGCGATCCCGCTTCCCGCTGTAGTCGGTGGAGCGACTTCCTGAATCGCACCAAAGACCAGCACGCTAACTTTCGAAGCGTGTTGCGGGAGATGATGAGCTTGCCTCAAGGCGAGGCACGCAGCTTCGGGCTGGCCGACCTGTCGGTCATTGCAGGCGCCGTTGAGCGGTTGCGCCGAACGCTTCGTTTCGATGAGGTTCCGGACGTCAAGGTCGATACTGCGGTCCCCGTATTCAACCGCGCGCGCGACATCATCAGGGATACCGAGTTCTCGCTGAAGCCGATCATGCGATACGAGCGGGACCAAATCCGTGGCCGCGCTGAGGCGCTTTACGCTTATCTGCGTGGGCAGTCGATCGCAGCGCATTACGCACGTCTTGACCGGGCCATCGTCAGCGCGGCCGAGCAACTGCCGCATGCCGCTCCCGACCAGGTGCGCGGTTGGAAGCAGGCCTACGAGCGCCTCAAGCCGAAGCTCGAGGCGAAACTAGACGGCGGCGTTGAGGAACTGCTCTACACGCTGTCAGAGGCCGGATCCGGATTGCCGCCCAAGGATGTCGACCTGTTCGACTGGGTGCTGCGGGCGCCGGCTAAGGATCTGGACGACATGCGCGGCCTTGCCGACACCGGTGAGCGCACCGTGGCCACTATGGTCGAGCATGTGCGGGACTGCGTCCGGGAGGCCGGTAAGGCGGTGCCGCTGGAGACCTTGAGAATGACTGGTCGTAGCATCAAGGCAGCCCTTCATCCCACGGTGGTCTCGGGCCAGACAGAGGAGCCCGTCATCGGATGACAGACGCCCTGATTGATCTTGAGGAGATGTTGCCTCAACTGCCCGCCGCAGTCGTCCA is part of the Skermanella rosea genome and harbors:
- a CDS encoding DEAD/DEAH box helicase, translated to MDGGFNDGAFAPEESLASNSWRESALARCRHRLEQARTPADRLALVRSLVRLSGGRAGVLLGSEDVRLLNRFGLAPTPDGAVRLVEEDNPAVPEDYFKAERLDTARRRPRQTLSPDAVLRRQTHHRTYTNAAQKAAVRAMLTRPDGSGLMVSMPTGAGKSLLFQLEALRQRVVDPGSCVVVITPTVSLALDHARSLATIPGLEGSRAITGELSRAARQDVLWAFRRGEVPVLLLSPEFALDEAHSALLEAATPASSKNPELAGRLCALFIDEAHIVESWGRSFRPDFQRLPGLVAQLRSVSPHLGVILLSATLPPSARRVLRQAYGFAGPWVEINARAPRYEFDIVVKSFSSGSDRLAALEAVIDRAPRPVIVYTSLASRQDDDKEPEEPLRLSAEMLYEHLKGRGYERIALFTGSISDSSERRRIVEQWAADALDVIVATSAFGMGVDKADVRSVIHACLPESPARWYQEIGRASRDGHQGLAACLFTNTSGHGRDDVKTAISQATGSWLTREKAEPRWRALIESRSNVRWDNGNQCMTLDLDSVREGLIVCQPNDHNRAWNMSLLTLLQRSGALEVLAVAGGEDGSDKALWDVRILDPLILAEGSSAWDRIEAVRNRELAVARDEVLAFRDMMVDPAEECFVQRAFSLIEEDAGLDLPACGRCPACRAQDIAPPRGIKYHGLECEIWPDADARLPHLPAGALLIAPDDPSFERGLGRLLQRLAHAGVEQFLLPQSLIESAADALVKSSVRLGLLLSHEEWLGAQAALAPLPTALLLRPYEVTNAPALAEAQSWRRSGANRSLIGVANPDLIIDGRRADQIVSPLAPYAEEALAVFGPQGREVA
- a CDS encoding tyrosine-type recombinase/integrase — translated: MRTRITKRIVDAARAEGGGRLHVYDDVVQGFGLRVTPAGAKSYFVEYRPGAGGRNAPKRRMTIGTHGAPWTPDTARSEAVRILGLVRAGQDPAADRQRERLVEPLTVATLAERYIIQHCKGRQRSWRERERVFNRDVLPLIGRKSVDQVSRADIEAVLDSIGPQAPTMKRRTFAYLRAFWNWAVRKEYISASPCDRIDGEREAPPRERVLTEPELVEIWTAAGTIGYPWGPFTKLLILTAQRRSEVAGMAWAEIHDTDDGPVWRIPGARAKNGKLHVVPLSPQALALLADIPRQGPLVFTTTGNTPISGFSKGKARLDRLILAARGDGAQPLAEWTIHDLRRTATTGLARLGVRAEVADKILNHLTGTIKGVAAIYQRHDYVREARAALELWGRHLEQVTGSKSSINTVWSG